A genomic stretch from ANME-2 cluster archaeon includes:
- the hemC gene encoding hydroxymethylbilane synthase has product MIIGTRGSALALAQADKVAAMLKERGFDTRRKIIKTSGDAFTDRPLHEVPGVGAFVRELDDRMLEGEIDIAVHSMKDIPTERPDKLAIAAVLERDSPLDVLLTNDGSTLDELPEGAIIGTTSMRRRAQLLRYRPDLNIQDLRGNINTRRRKLEEGQYDGILLAEAGLQRMGWELDVVQLDPDNFCPSANQGTIVVVTPKDTEGHKAVSLLDHPPTNLETRLERIVIGILGGGCLVPIAAFATRVGSGMRIRAEVLSLEGDRFVKVDEVVPLDRCEEEAKRLGHQIVEQGGAELVSEAVEMLSNGRKFN; this is encoded by the coding sequence ATGATAATCGGTACACGGGGAAGTGCCCTGGCCCTGGCGCAGGCAGACAAGGTAGCTGCTATGCTAAAGGAGCGCGGATTTGATACCAGGCGCAAGATCATAAAGACAAGCGGTGATGCCTTCACTGACCGCCCCCTGCACGAGGTGCCGGGAGTGGGTGCATTCGTGCGCGAACTGGATGACAGGATGCTGGAAGGCGAGATCGATATCGCGGTCCACAGCATGAAGGACATCCCCACGGAGCGACCTGATAAACTGGCCATCGCTGCCGTACTGGAACGTGATTCGCCCCTGGATGTGTTGCTGACGAACGACGGTTCCACGCTGGATGAACTGCCTGAAGGGGCTATCATCGGCACCACAAGTATGCGCAGGCGCGCCCAGCTTCTTAGATACAGGCCCGACCTGAATATTCAGGACCTGCGGGGTAATATCAATACCCGCCGCCGAAAACTTGAGGAAGGTCAGTATGATGGTATCCTGCTGGCAGAGGCCGGACTGCAGCGTATGGGCTGGGAACTGGACGTGGTGCAGCTTGACCCTGATAATTTCTGCCCGTCCGCCAACCAGGGGACCATTGTGGTGGTGACGCCAAAGGATACTGAAGGCCACAAAGCCGTATCGCTGCTGGACCATCCTCCCACGAATCTTGAGACCCGGCTTGAGCGTATTGTAATTGGAATCCTTGGGGGGGGCTGTCTGGTGCCTATTGCCGCTTTTGCTACCAGGGTGGGCAGTGGTATGAGGATACGGGCTGAGGTGCTGTCACTGGAAGGCGACAGGTTTGTCAAAGTGGACGAGGTTGTGCCTCTTGATAGGTGTGAGGAAGAAGCAAAACGGTTGGGTCATCAAATTGTTGAGCAGGGAGGCGCCGAACTGGTCAGTGAGGCGGTAGAAATGTTATCAAATGGTCGGAAATTCAATTGA
- the hemL gene encoding glutamate-1-semialdehyde 2,1-aminomutase → MKREKSKQLFSKAKDLLPGGVSSPVRAINPYPFYTKSADGSKLTDVDGNTYIDYCLGYGPLMLGHNHPAIKEAIRAQLDQGWLYGTPTEMEVKLAERICDNYFSIDMVRFVSTGTEATMGAIRAARGYTGKNKIIKIEGGFHGAHDAVLVKAGSGATTQGAPDSLGVPRDFTKHTLQVPYNDIDAIVEAIDGYNGEVAALIMEPVMGNIGPILPEEGYLEQVRKVTKENDVLLIFDEVITGFRLAMGGAQEYYNVSPDLTTLGKIVGGGLPIGVIGGRRDIMQHISPAGKVYQAGTFNGHPLSLAASLATLDVLEKEKVHEKVNQKSDGLRAMLRDTVNDLGLDYNVSGVGSMFKVFFGEMPANYQEALNCDKEGYFNFFHRMLDSGVFLPPSQFETNFLSAAHTDEDIDATLKAYEENLRP, encoded by the coding sequence ATGAAGCGCGAAAAATCGAAACAATTGTTCAGCAAAGCAAAGGACCTGCTCCCCGGCGGAGTAAGCAGCCCGGTAAGGGCAATAAACCCGTACCCGTTCTACACAAAAAGTGCCGACGGCTCAAAACTCACTGATGTTGACGGTAATACGTACATCGATTATTGTCTGGGATACGGGCCACTTATGCTGGGACACAACCATCCGGCTATCAAGGAAGCCATCCGTGCCCAGTTGGACCAGGGCTGGCTCTACGGGACGCCTACCGAAATGGAAGTGAAACTTGCAGAACGTATCTGTGACAATTATTTCAGTATCGATATGGTCAGGTTCGTGTCGACCGGTACTGAGGCCACTATGGGAGCTATCCGGGCAGCCAGGGGTTATACGGGCAAGAACAAGATCATCAAGATAGAGGGCGGGTTCCATGGAGCCCATGATGCGGTCCTGGTAAAGGCAGGGAGCGGTGCGACCACGCAGGGTGCACCGGATTCTCTGGGTGTTCCCAGGGACTTCACGAAGCATACCCTGCAGGTCCCATACAATGATATTGATGCCATTGTTGAAGCCATAGATGGATATAATGGCGAGGTGGCAGCCCTCATCATGGAACCTGTCATGGGTAATATCGGCCCGATCCTTCCTGAAGAAGGTTATCTGGAACAGGTAAGGAAAGTAACGAAAGAGAATGATGTCCTGCTCATCTTTGATGAAGTGATAACGGGGTTCAGGCTTGCCATGGGAGGTGCACAGGAATATTACAATGTTTCACCCGACCTGACCACACTGGGCAAGATAGTGGGAGGTGGTCTTCCGATTGGTGTGATAGGCGGTCGCCGTGATATTATGCAACACATATCACCTGCCGGTAAAGTGTATCAGGCAGGGACCTTTAACGGACACCCATTGTCACTGGCAGCTTCACTTGCCACTCTTGACGTGCTTGAAAAAGAGAAGGTACACGAAAAGGTGAACCAGAAATCAGACGGCCTGCGCGCCATGTTGCGGGATACCGTGAACGACCTGGGACTGGACTACAATGTCAGCGGTGTAGGTTCTATGTTCAAGGTGTTCTTTGGCGAGATGCCTGCCAATTACCAGGAAGCTTTGAACTGTGATAAGGAAGGTTACTTTAATTTCTTCCACAGGATGCTCGATAGCGGCGTGTTCCTGCCACCGTCGCAGTTCGAGACCAATTTCCTGTCCGCTGCACATACTGATGAAGATATTGATGCCACCCTCAAGGCATATGAAGAGAACCTGAGGCCCTGA
- the cobA gene encoding uroporphyrinogen-III C-methyltransferase — MNSKKLGKVYLVGSGPGDPELLTLKARRLIDEAEVIVYDQLPGEQILASMPKNAEKIDAGKYAGSHTLKQEQINQVLVDKAKEGKMVVRLKGGDPYVFGRGGEEAQVLVRDGIEVEIVPGITSAIAAPAYAGIPVTHRDHASMVTFITGHEDPTKEDSALDWDALAKFSGTIVILMGVSMLPRNVNELMKYGKDPATPVALIERGTRPDQRTTVGTLENIVKLAEERGVKAPAITIIGGVVTLHDELGELR; from the coding sequence ATGAACAGCAAAAAACTGGGTAAGGTATACCTTGTAGGCAGCGGTCCGGGTGACCCGGAACTGCTCACGCTAAAAGCACGCAGGCTCATAGACGAGGCCGAGGTCATAGTATATGACCAGCTTCCCGGAGAGCAGATCCTGGCCAGCATGCCAAAAAACGCGGAAAAGATAGATGCCGGCAAATATGCAGGCAGCCACACTCTCAAACAGGAGCAGATCAACCAGGTACTGGTGGATAAAGCTAAAGAGGGAAAGATGGTGGTCAGGTTGAAAGGCGGCGACCCCTATGTATTCGGACGTGGCGGCGAGGAAGCGCAGGTGCTGGTACGAGATGGCATAGAAGTTGAAATCGTGCCCGGCATCACATCTGCAATTGCGGCACCGGCCTATGCAGGCATACCTGTTACCCACAGGGACCATGCCAGTATGGTGACATTTATCACAGGGCATGAAGACCCCACAAAGGAAGATTCGGCCCTTGACTGGGACGCACTGGCAAAGTTCAGCGGAACCATAGTCATCCTGATGGGAGTCAGCATGCTGCCCAGAAACGTGAATGAACTGATGAAGTATGGCAAAGACCCTGCAACCCCGGTGGCACTTATCGAGCGGGGAACCCGGCCCGACCAGAGGACCACAGTAGGTACGCTGGAAAACATTGTCAAACTGGCAGAGGAAAGAGGCGTCAAGGCTCCGGCCATTACCATAATAGGTGGCGTGGTCACCCTGCATGATGAACTGGGTGAACTCAGGTAG